In one Nocardioides sp. NBC_00368 genomic region, the following are encoded:
- a CDS encoding bile acid:sodium symporter family protein, with protein sequence MNDSALLSVGLPIALAIIMFGLGLSLTPGDFRRVVRTPRAVVVALTLQILVLPLIAFGLVVVADVDPLIAVGVMLLAASPGGTTANLFSHLFRGDVALNVTLTAVNSVLAAVSIPLITNAAIGYFGAGDTLGLQFGKVVQVIAIVLVPVGIGMLVRQRSATFAARADRPVRIFSIVVLVMVSVGAILGERENIADYLREIGVVVTLFCCASLSLGYLGARVLRLSQEQAIATSMEVGIHNTTIALTIALSVLDNTTVAIPAAVYSIVMYVLATAFGFLITRSRVTRPAEPHDVTT encoded by the coding sequence GTGAATGACTCGGCCCTGCTCTCGGTCGGCCTCCCCATCGCCCTGGCCATCATCATGTTCGGCCTGGGCCTGAGCCTGACGCCCGGCGACTTCCGCCGCGTCGTACGCACGCCGCGAGCCGTCGTGGTCGCGCTCACCCTTCAGATCCTGGTCCTGCCGCTGATCGCGTTCGGACTCGTGGTGGTCGCGGACGTGGACCCGCTGATCGCCGTCGGGGTCATGCTGCTGGCGGCCTCACCTGGTGGGACGACGGCGAACCTGTTCAGCCATCTGTTCCGCGGCGACGTCGCCCTCAACGTGACCCTCACGGCCGTCAACTCGGTGCTCGCGGCCGTCTCGATCCCGCTGATCACGAACGCGGCGATCGGCTACTTCGGCGCCGGAGACACGCTGGGGCTGCAGTTCGGCAAGGTCGTCCAGGTCATCGCGATCGTGCTGGTCCCGGTCGGGATCGGGATGCTGGTGCGGCAGCGGTCCGCCACCTTCGCCGCCCGAGCGGACCGTCCGGTCCGGATCTTCTCGATCGTGGTGCTGGTCATGGTCTCGGTCGGCGCGATCCTCGGTGAACGGGAGAACATCGCCGACTACCTCCGCGAGATCGGCGTGGTCGTGACATTGTTCTGCTGCGCGAGCCTCTCCCTGGGCTACCTCGGCGCGCGGGTGCTCCGGCTCAGCCAGGAGCAGGCGATCGCCACCTCGATGGAGGTGGGGATCCACAACACCACCATCGCCCTCACGATCGCGCTCAGCGTGCTCGACAACACGACCGTGGCCATCCCGGCCGCGGTCTACAGCATCGTGATGTACGTCCTCGCGACCGCCTTCGGCTTCCTGATCACCCGCTCGCGAGTGACCCGGCCGGCCGAGCCTCATGACGTCACGACCTGA
- a CDS encoding prolyl oligopeptidase family serine peptidase, whose protein sequence is MRTSITRRSVLVSGAAAGASALLGTPAARAAVNASSAGGGAWVTPVAEVLDGGEQVTSLRISSAALARAERSSLTANTFAVHVAATNPLTGEIAYEQDRVVRAAGWSRRDEVTLELEHGWGVAGGGTLSYMGAYLRNVLLDLDYTVTQVEPLQGVRGSGRIVIDSFRQGRLSDPEVDAFGHHATASGLNYRLFSPAGAGGPEGAALVVWLHGGGEGGLLTDGYDYYDNETQLRANRGALGFATPEAQSHFGGAYVLAPQSTSAWMLDGDRFAPLVMEAIEEVVATRRIDRRRIHVVGCSNGGYMSLKMVAEHPEVFATSTPICCGIGARDGSSTYFISDAELEAMTTPTWLVASADDTTLDPQANTVYAHERIDGSIMSLYDGVTWDGNTFPGHWSWIYVARNDPSHDGRSIWEWMATTKR, encoded by the coding sequence GCCGGGGGCGGGGCATGGGTGACGCCGGTCGCCGAGGTGCTCGACGGCGGAGAGCAGGTGACGTCGCTGCGGATCTCGTCGGCAGCCTTGGCCCGTGCCGAGCGGTCGTCGCTCACGGCGAACACGTTCGCGGTGCACGTCGCGGCCACCAACCCGCTGACCGGCGAGATCGCCTACGAGCAGGACCGGGTGGTCAGAGCTGCAGGATGGTCCCGCCGCGACGAGGTCACCCTGGAGCTCGAGCACGGCTGGGGCGTCGCCGGCGGGGGCACGCTGAGCTATATGGGGGCGTACTTGCGGAACGTCCTCCTGGACCTCGACTACACGGTCACCCAGGTCGAGCCTCTGCAGGGCGTCCGGGGAAGTGGTCGGATCGTGATCGACTCCTTCCGGCAGGGCCGGCTGTCCGACCCAGAAGTCGACGCGTTCGGCCATCACGCGACCGCGTCGGGCCTGAACTACCGGTTGTTCTCGCCTGCCGGGGCCGGCGGCCCCGAAGGTGCGGCGCTCGTCGTCTGGCTGCACGGTGGCGGTGAGGGCGGCCTGCTCACCGACGGCTACGACTACTACGACAACGAGACACAGCTGCGTGCCAACCGGGGTGCGCTCGGGTTCGCCACACCGGAGGCGCAGTCTCACTTCGGCGGAGCGTACGTGCTCGCGCCGCAGTCGACGTCCGCCTGGATGCTGGACGGTGACCGATTCGCACCGCTCGTCATGGAAGCGATCGAGGAGGTCGTCGCCACCCGCCGGATCGACCGGCGACGGATCCACGTGGTCGGCTGCTCCAACGGTGGCTACATGTCGCTGAAGATGGTCGCCGAGCATCCGGAGGTGTTCGCGACCTCGACGCCGATCTGCTGTGGCATCGGCGCGCGCGACGGGTCGAGCACCTACTTCATCTCCGACGCCGAGCTCGAGGCGATGACAACCCCGACCTGGTTGGTCGCCTCAGCCGACGACACCACGCTGGACCCGCAGGCGAACACCGTCTACGCCCACGAGCGGATCGACGGCTCGATCATGAGCCTCTACGACGGGGTGACCTGGGACGGCAACACCTTCCCCGGCCACTGGTCGTGGATCTACGTCGCGCGCAACGACCCGAGCCACGACGGCCGGAGCATCTGGGAGTGGATGGCGACGACGAAGCGGTGA